Proteins from one Telopea speciosissima isolate NSW1024214 ecotype Mountain lineage chromosome 1, Tspe_v1, whole genome shotgun sequence genomic window:
- the LOC122646135 gene encoding uncharacterized protein LOC122646135, translated as MAKRRAKRNVTKASATLSSNLNDDHQETQIEKQQLALSDHEVECQIAPIRAIRDLEIERLLIRLRLLRSNLSEEHLKIPILQFLKENLPKLSVVRDERNRQFELEWKDKDTNLSISHTDDRNIRPSLLQLMSMAYPDCATEIPNCNGYEHLSNTVKMNTFSGANLQIPDFVCPLSA; from the exons ATGGCAAAAAGAAGAGCTAAAAGAAATGTTACTAAAGCATCTGCAACACTTTCCAGCAATTTAAATGATGATCATCAAGAGACACAAATCGAGAAGCAACAGCTTGCATTAAGCGATCATGAAG TTGAATGCCAAATCGCTCCTATTAGGGCAATTCGTGATCTGGAGATAGAGCGTCTTCTAATTAGGTTGCGATTACTTCGCTCAAATCTCAGTGAAGAACATCTGAAAATCCCTATACTacaatttttgaaagaaaacttaCCAAAACTGTCAGTGGTAAGAGATGAAAGGAACAGACAATTTGAGTTGGAATGGAAGGATAAAGATACCAACTTGTCCATTAGCCACACCGACGATAGGAATATACGTCCATCTCTTTTGCAATTGATGTCAATGGCTTATCCTGATTGCGCTACTGAAATTCCAAATTGCAATGGCTATGAGCACTTAAGTAACACTG TGAAAATGAATACCTTCAGTGGTGCAAACCTGCAGATACCAGACTTTGTGTGTCCACTCTCCGCTTAA
- the LOC122646788 gene encoding probable purine permease 4, whose product MDTEREEEGMQIVQSNDETGDNFNSIQVDGGRPSPDKDKSSIRYRVLLAITYTSLFVGSLSSSLLSRFYFIHGGSSRWVSTWVQSAGFPLLLFPIYLPPLFNSNETLNRRRPFSHFTHKLLIITVGMGLISGLSNFFFSWGISYLPLSTSALLLSCQLAFNLIFSVLIVKQRIVFSNLNAVILITLSSILLAIGSSHDRPKGVTQKQYFLGFFAILSAGLLFALFLPFSEMIYKKMVQCYEMVIEMQFIMGAVATVLAAVGMALDGGYREMGKESKNSFDLGTVAYWLTVGFNVITWQMCFMGSAGLVYLTTALTGAICMTALLSMNVFGGVIAFGDEFGGAKVVSTVLCIWGFCSYVYGEYRKMVKEKGEKRNDQEMEIEMLGVD is encoded by the coding sequence ATGGATAccgagagagaagaagaaggaatgcAAATCGTTCAATCCAATGACGAAACCGGCGacaatttcaattcaatccaGGTCGACGGAGGAAGACCTAGTCCTGATAAGGACAAATCCAGCATTCGTTATCGTGTCCTCTTAGCCATCACCTACACATCTCTGTTCGTAGGTTCCCTATCTTCAAGCTTGCTTTCCAGATTCTACTTCATTCATGGCGGCTCAAGCAGGTGGGTTTCCACTTGGGTTCAATCCGCTGGTTtccctctcctcctcttcccCATCTACCTCCCTCCCCTCTTCAATTCCAACGAAACACTAAATCGTCGTCGTCCCTTCTCTCATTTCACCCATAAGCTTCTCATCATAACCGTGGGGATGGGTTTGATCTCTGGTTTAagcaatttcttcttctcatggGGCATTTCCTATCTCCCTCTCTCAACCTCAGCTCTCCTCCTCTCCTGCCAACTCGCTTTCAATCTCATCTTTTCAGTGCTCATCGTGAAGCAGAGAATCGTCTTCTCCAACCTCAACGCTGTTATTCTCATCACCCTGAGTTCAATCCTCTTAGCAATCGGATCAAGCCATGATAGACCCAAAGGGGTAACACAGAAACAATACTTTCTGGGCTTCTTCGCCATTCTCTCAGCGGGATTGCTATTCGCTCTCTTTCTGCCATTTTCGGAGATGATTTACAAGAAAATGGTTCAGTGTTACGAGATGGTGATTGAAATGCAGTTCATCATGGGAGCAGTTGCGACGGTGTTAGCTGCCGTTGGAATGGCGTTAGACGGAGGGTACAgagagatggggaaagagagCAAGAACAGTTTTGATTTGGGAACGGTAGCTTATTGGTTGACGGTGGGATTTAACGTCATAACATGGCAGATGTGTTTTATGGGGTCGGCAGGGTTGGTTTACCTGACGACGGCGTTGACGGGGGCGATATGCATGACGGCGTTACTTTCCATGAACGTGTTTGGAGGTGTTATAGCGTTTGGGGATGAGTTTGGTGGGGCGAaggtggtgtcaactgtattGTGTATTTGGGGGTTTTGTTCTTATGTGTATGGGGAGTATAGAAAAATGgtgaaagagaaaggagagaagcgGAATGATCAGGAGATGGAGATTGAGATGCTTGGTGTTGACTGA
- the LOC122646797 gene encoding histone H4 produces MSGRGKGGKGLGKGGAKRHRKVLRDNIQGITKPAIRRLARRGGVKRISGLIYEETRGVLKIFLENVIRDAVTYTEHARRKTVTAMDVVYALKRQGRTLYGFGG; encoded by the coding sequence ATGTCTGGTCGTGGGAAGGGCGGTAAGGGTTTGGGCAAAGGAGGAGCGAAGCGTCATAGGAAGGTATTACGAGATAACATTCAGGGTATCACTAAGCCTGCTATTCGCCGTCTTGCGAGGAGAGGAGGAGTTAAGAGAATCAGTGGTCTCATCTATGAAGAGACAAGAGGTGTTCTCAAGATCTTTCTGGAGAATGTCATTCGCGATGCTGTGACCTATACAGAGCACGCAAGGAGGAAGACAGTGACGGCCATGGATGTCGTCTATGCCctgaagagacaaggaaggaCTCTTTATGGATTCGGCGGTTAA
- the LOC122658756 gene encoding putative pentatricopeptide repeat-containing protein At1g53330 has translation MEKVKMISPFRLSSLLRLEKDPKLALQLFRNPNPDISQKLFRYSLLSYDLIISKLGRAKMFDEMEEILDQMKDENRFSPKEVILCNVITFYGRSRSYEQVLRTYDRISSFRCQRTVRSLNSLLNALLNCRRLDKIREIYLDIDQYSSPDACTYNILINAACMSNSLDVAWELFDEMRRKGIQPNVVTFGTLISALCESSKLDDAFRLKEDMQRLFHVKPNAFIYVSLIKGLCKANELNLAFKLKEEMLVDNTLGMDSAVYTTLISALFQSGRKGEVSGVLEEMREAGCKPDTVTYNAMISGFCMEKDFDSAFGVLDEMVGKGCKPDAISYNIVIACLCKDGRLREACDLFEDMPRRGCAPDVVSYRTIFYGLCEGMEFKEAISILDEMVFKGFVPHSSSLQKFVDRLCREGDMDMLMSVLNSLAKGNAINVDTWKMVTTIVCKKTELFNRSELVDMLLL, from the coding sequence ATGGAGAAGGTGAAGATGATAAGCCCATTTAgactctcctctcttcttcgtCTCGAGAAAGACCCGAAATTGGCTCTCCAGTTAttccgaaaccctaaccctgacaTCTCTCAGAAACTCTTCCGTTACAGCCTTCTTTCCTACGATCTCATCATCTCCAAGCTCGGCCGTGCAAAAATGTTCGATGAAATGGAGGAAATCCTCGACCAGATGAAAGATGAGAATCGGTTCTCTCCCAAAGAGGTTATCCTCTGCAACGTCATCACCTTCTACGGTCGTTCTCGCTCGTACGAGCAAGTTCTGCGAACCTACGATCGTATCTCCTCCTTTCGCTGCCAGAGAACGGTGAGGTCGTTGAATTCTCTTCTCAATGCACTCTTAAACTGTAGAAGACTTGATAAGATACGAGAAATTTACTTGGATATTGATCAATACTCATCTCCTGATGCCTGTACGTATAATATCCTTATCAATGCGGCTTGTATGAGTAATTCCTTGGATGTTGCATGGGAATTGTTCGACGAAATGCGGCGAAAGGGTATTCAACCAAATGTAGTTACTTTTGGAACTTTGATTTCTGCCCTTTGCGAAAGTTCGAAGTTGGATGACGCTTTTAGATTGAAGGAAGACATGCAGAGACTCTTCCATGTAAAACCTAATGCCTTCATCTACGTTTCGTTGATCAAAGGCCTTTGCAAGGCTAATGAGTTGAACTTGGCTTTTAAGCTTAAAGAAGAGATGTTGGTGGACAATACACTTGGGATGGATTCGGCTGTTTATACGACTTTGATCAGTGCACTCTTTCAGTCTGGTCGAAAAGGAGAGGTTTCTGGCGTTCTAGAGGAAATGAGAGAGGCCGGATGCAAGCCTGATACAGTGACATACAATGCGATGATCTCTGGGTTTTGTATGGAGAAGGATTTCGATTCCGCCTTTGGTGTGTTAGATGAAATGGTGGGGAAGGGCTGTAAGCCAGATGCCATTAGTTACAACATTGTTATTGCTTGTCTTTGTAAGGATGGGAGATTGAGGGAAGCGTGCGATTTGTTTGAAGATATGCCAAGGCGAGGGTGTGCTCCTGATGTTGTATCTTACCGCACAATTTTTTATGGGCTCTGTGAAGGGATGGAGTTTAAGGAAGCGATATCTATTCTAGACGAGATGGTGTTCAAAGGGTTTGTCCCTCATAGTTCCAGCTTACAGAAGTTTGTAGATAGATTGTGTAGGGAAGGTGATATGGATATGTTAATGTCTGTTTTGAATAGCCTAGCAAAGGGAAATGCCATTAATGTTGATACATGGAAGATGGTGACCACCATTGTTTGCAAGAAGACTGAGTTGTTCAACAGATCTGAGCTTGTTGATATGTTATTACTCTAA